A window from Flavobacterium sp. 83 encodes these proteins:
- a CDS encoding DUF6327 family protein, which translates to METKKYSSYAQIERELEILKIEKEISYQKLVYGIKKTKESFTPQNIVSDLIGNYGSALPYGSIVSTAVPFLINKAIPFIKNWLSKRKRGN; encoded by the coding sequence ATGGAAACTAAAAAATATTCGTCCTATGCTCAAATCGAAAGGGAACTTGAAATACTAAAGATTGAAAAAGAAATCAGTTATCAAAAATTGGTTTATGGCATTAAAAAAACCAAAGAAAGCTTTACGCCGCAAAACATAGTAAGTGATTTAATAGGTAATTATGGTTCTGCTTTACCCTATGGAAGTATTGTATCAACGGCAGTTCCATTTTTAATAAATAAAGCAATTCCTTTTATAAAAAATTGGTTATCTAAAAGAAAAAGAGGCAATTAA
- a CDS encoding phage holin family protein: MAFEELKENTEDIQDQIQEYLKTNKAYYKLWGFKVAMKSTTMILKFSLIFLCFSMVLLFCSVAAAMAIGNSLNSYPLGFLIIGGIYLVATVLLFLIKDKIVEGPILEKFSEIFFND; encoded by the coding sequence ATGGCTTTTGAAGAATTAAAAGAAAACACCGAAGATATTCAGGATCAAATCCAGGAATATTTAAAAACCAATAAGGCTTATTATAAATTATGGGGTTTCAAGGTAGCAATGAAATCAACCACGATGATTCTTAAGTTTTCATTGATTTTTTTATGTTTCAGCATGGTTTTATTATTTTGCTCTGTAGCTGCTGCTATGGCAATAGGCAATTCTTTAAATAGTTATCCACTTGGATTTTTAATTATTGGAGGAATCTATCTTGTAGCAACCGTTCTTTTGTTTTTAATTAAAGACAAAATAGTTGAAGGCCCAATATTAGAGAAATTTTCAGAAATATTTTTTAACGACTAG
- a CDS encoding YtxH domain-containing protein, with product MSNNSGNTILALLTGAAIGAGIGILFAPDKGTRTREKFKDGYDDAIKDLKHKFETASDELKSKFLDSKKQNLQETYEDLISNVSHKTEDVISFLESKLADLKEQNAKLQK from the coding sequence ATGTCGAATAACTCAGGAAACACAATATTGGCTTTATTAACTGGTGCAGCAATTGGAGCAGGGATAGGAATTTTATTTGCTCCGGATAAAGGTACGAGAACAAGAGAAAAATTTAAAGACGGTTATGATGATGCCATAAAAGATTTAAAACATAAATTTGAAACAGCATCTGATGAATTGAAAAGTAAATTTTTGGACAGTAAAAAACAAAATCTGCAAGAAACATACGAAGACTTAATTTCTAATGTAAGTCATAAAACGGAAGATGTGATTTCTTTTTTAGAATCAAAGTTGGCTGATTTGAAAGAACAAAATGCTAAACTTCAAAAATAA
- a CDS encoding glutamine--tRNA ligase/YqeY domain fusion protein — MSTEEKSLHFIEQIIEDSLTNGFPQDKLRFRFPPEPNGYLHIGHAKSICLNFGLGLKYNAPVNLRFDDTNPAKEEQEYVDAIKEDLKWLGFNWTEELYSSDYFQQLYEWAVAMIKNGKAYVDSQSSEDMAIQKGTPTQPGVDGPYRNRSIEENLTLFEGMKNGDFPEGSHVLRAKIDMTSKNMLMRDPLMYRILLRHHHRTGNDWNIYPMYDYAHGESDYLEQISHSICTLEFVMHRELYDWFLDQIYDPNTVRPHQYEFARLNLNYTVMSKRKLLQLVQENIVNGWDDPRMPTISGLRRRGYTAASIRKFCDIIGVAKRENIIDFSLLEFCLREDLNKTAPRVMAVLDPIKLIITNYPEDKEEWLEAENNQEDESAGFRKVPFSKELYIEREDFLEEAPAKFFRLSLGREVRLKNAYIIKGESVVKDAAGTITEIHVTYDEDSRSGSGSEASQRKVAGTLHWVSIQHALEAEVRLYDRLFIDEAPDSHKEKNFLEFMNPNSLQIVKGFVEPSLATVKSDEKFQFQRLGYFNVDKDTTEDKIVFNKTVGLKDAWEEKGKKEENLLMNTQKEINKYVKEKDENNAVLILNNIVDNIKSIDNYSLIIQTIVKNIKNDNNSLLFSNLILHYSDKVQVKDIEEESLTKLYTMSLKSQMVAVRILAIQNLQNDLNNFSLFETQLSELIKNEKNEKVLELLKELKF; from the coding sequence ATGTCAACCGAAGAAAAATCACTCCATTTTATAGAACAAATCATTGAAGACAGTTTAACCAATGGTTTTCCACAAGATAAATTACGTTTTCGTTTTCCGCCAGAACCAAATGGGTATTTACACATTGGTCACGCCAAATCCATTTGCTTAAATTTTGGTTTAGGATTAAAGTACAATGCGCCAGTTAACTTGCGTTTTGATGATACCAATCCAGCCAAAGAAGAACAGGAATATGTAGATGCAATCAAAGAAGATTTGAAATGGTTGGGTTTTAATTGGACCGAAGAATTATACTCTTCTGATTATTTTCAGCAGTTATATGAATGGGCGGTTGCCATGATTAAAAACGGTAAAGCCTATGTTGACAGTCAATCTTCTGAAGATATGGCAATTCAAAAAGGAACGCCAACACAACCTGGAGTTGATGGACCTTATAGAAACCGTTCTATTGAAGAAAATCTTACTTTATTCGAAGGAATGAAAAATGGTGATTTCCCGGAAGGAAGCCATGTTTTACGTGCAAAAATTGATATGACTTCAAAAAACATGTTGATGCGTGATCCATTGATGTACCGTATTTTACTTCGTCATCATCACAGAACAGGAAATGATTGGAATATTTATCCAATGTATGATTATGCACACGGAGAAAGTGATTATTTAGAGCAAATTTCGCATTCTATTTGTACACTTGAATTTGTGATGCACCGTGAATTATACGATTGGTTTTTAGACCAAATTTATGATCCAAATACAGTAAGACCACATCAATATGAATTCGCTCGTTTGAACTTGAATTACACCGTAATGAGCAAGCGAAAACTATTGCAATTGGTTCAGGAAAATATAGTAAATGGTTGGGATGATCCTAGAATGCCAACTATTTCAGGATTAAGAAGAAGAGGATATACAGCTGCTTCAATTCGTAAGTTTTGTGATATAATTGGTGTTGCCAAAAGAGAAAATATAATTGATTTTTCACTTTTGGAATTTTGTTTGCGTGAAGATTTAAACAAAACAGCGCCCAGAGTTATGGCAGTTTTGGACCCAATAAAATTGATTATCACCAATTATCCAGAAGATAAAGAAGAATGGCTTGAAGCCGAAAATAATCAGGAAGATGAAAGTGCTGGATTTAGAAAAGTTCCTTTTTCAAAAGAATTATACATTGAAAGAGAAGACTTTTTAGAAGAAGCTCCAGCTAAATTTTTCCGATTGAGTTTAGGAAGAGAAGTGCGTCTTAAAAATGCTTATATCATTAAAGGAGAAAGTGTTGTAAAAGATGCTGCAGGAACTATTACTGAAATTCACGTGACTTATGATGAAGACAGCCGAAGCGGAAGTGGGAGTGAAGCCAGTCAAAGAAAAGTGGCAGGAACCTTGCATTGGGTTTCTATACAGCATGCTTTAGAAGCAGAAGTTCGTTTGTATGATCGTTTGTTTATTGATGAAGCACCAGACAGTCATAAGGAGAAAAATTTCTTAGAATTTATGAATCCTAATTCGTTACAAATTGTAAAAGGATTTGTAGAACCAAGTTTAGCAACTGTAAAATCAGATGAAAAATTCCAGTTTCAACGTTTAGGATATTTCAATGTTGATAAAGACACAACCGAAGATAAAATTGTCTTTAATAAAACCGTTGGATTAAAAGATGCTTGGGAAGAAAAAGGCAAAAAAGAAGAAAATTTATTGATGAATACCCAAAAAGAAATCAATAAATACGTGAAGGAAAAGGATGAAAATAATGCTGTTTTGATTCTAAATAACATTGTTGATAACATAAAAAGTATTGATAACTATAGTTTAATTATTCAGACAATTGTCAAAAACATTAAAAATGATAATAACTCGTTGTTATTTTCTAATTTGATTTTGCATTATTCTGATAAAGTACAAGTAAAAGATATCGAAGAAGAGTCATTGACAAAATTGTATACGATGTCATTAAAAAGTCAAATGGTTGCTGTTCGAATTTTGGCTATTCAAAATTTACAAAATGATTTAAATAATTTCAGTCTTTTTGAAACACAGCTTTCAGAATTAATAAAGAATGAAAAAAACGAAAAAGTTTTAGAATTATTAAAGGAACTGAAATTTTAG
- the folB gene encoding dihydroneopterin aldolase has translation MGFIKLKNIRTYSYHGCLIEEGKIGSDYSVDLKVKTDLRKSSVTDNLVDTVDYVLLNQIVVEEMAIRANLLEHVAQRIITRIMKEVPTISRVILGVSKLNPPIGGDVEAVTIEMEEYRS, from the coding sequence ATGGGATTTATAAAACTAAAAAATATCAGAACCTACTCCTACCACGGTTGTTTGATTGAAGAAGGAAAAATTGGTTCAGATTATTCAGTTGATTTAAAAGTAAAAACAGATTTGCGAAAATCATCTGTTACTGATAACCTGGTTGACACGGTTGATTATGTGTTGTTGAACCAAATTGTAGTAGAAGAAATGGCTATCAGAGCCAACTTATTAGAGCATGTTGCACAACGTATCATTACCAGAATTATGAAAGAAGTTCCAACCATTTCAAGAGTTATTTTGGGAGTTTCAAAATTAAATCCTCCTATTGGTGGTGACGTTGAAGCGGTTACAATAGAAATGGAAGAATATAGAAGTTAA
- a CDS encoding LysE family translocator, whose amino-acid sequence MINDILSGIPWGIFLSFMVGPVFFILLETSIIKGFRAALVFDLGVVLGDIVFIGIAYLGSYRLIQSLKDKPALFIFGGILMLVYGLISFVRLKKEEKINTEVIDNEIIKKNYLSLFIKGFFLNIINIGVLGFWLAIIISIGPKLEMQTSRMLTFFTTVILSYLFIDCIKILLAKQLKTKMTPTNILKIKKGISVVLMIFGIVLITQGWFPKEKEMVKKAFEKIDK is encoded by the coding sequence ATGATAAACGATATTTTATCCGGTATTCCTTGGGGAATTTTTTTGAGTTTTATGGTTGGTCCTGTGTTTTTTATATTACTTGAAACGAGTATTATAAAGGGATTTAGAGCTGCTTTAGTTTTTGATTTAGGGGTTGTTTTAGGTGATATTGTATTCATAGGAATAGCTTATTTAGGCAGTTACAGATTAATTCAAAGTTTAAAAGATAAACCTGCTCTTTTTATTTTTGGTGGAATTTTGATGTTAGTTTATGGTCTAATTTCTTTTGTCAGATTAAAAAAAGAAGAGAAAATTAACACTGAAGTGATAGATAATGAGATTATAAAAAAGAATTATTTAAGTCTTTTCATAAAAGGATTTTTCTTAAATATTATCAATATTGGAGTTTTAGGATTTTGGTTAGCTATTATTATTTCGATAGGACCAAAACTGGAAATGCAAACATCCAGAATGTTAACTTTTTTTACAACTGTAATTCTTTCGTATTTATTCATTGATTGTATTAAAATACTATTAGCGAAACAGTTAAAAACTAAAATGACTCCAACAAATATTCTTAAAATTAAAAAAGGAATTAGTGTTGTTTTGATGATTTTCGGAATAGTTTTAATCACTCAAGGATGGTTTCCAAAAGAAAAAGAAATGGTTAAAAAAGCATTTGAAAAGATTGATAAATAA
- a CDS encoding head GIN domain-containing protein, whose protein sequence is MNKIVIIAAVLLAQVGFSQVTKNVGDFDKVTGFDKIEIKLVAANENKVELKGKFEAEAEVINNNGELKIRLPLGKFLDGDDLLATVYFKKIDAIEANEGSFISSDTDLKALDFKLIAKEGSKIEATINAKKITVISSSGAVINLSGKTQNLDVVTNSGGKFEGKNCISSQVAVSVNAGGFADVYATDLVDAKTRAGGTITIYGKPKQINQKTVLGGTIKEKE, encoded by the coding sequence ATGAATAAAATAGTTATTATTGCAGCAGTTTTATTAGCACAAGTTGGTTTTTCTCAAGTCACAAAAAATGTGGGAGATTTTGATAAAGTTACTGGTTTCGACAAAATTGAGATTAAATTAGTAGCAGCAAATGAAAATAAAGTAGAACTAAAAGGTAAATTTGAAGCTGAAGCAGAGGTTATTAATAATAATGGCGAGCTTAAAATAAGACTTCCTTTAGGTAAATTTTTGGATGGAGATGATCTTTTAGCAACTGTTTATTTTAAAAAAATAGATGCAATAGAAGCTAATGAAGGCTCTTTTATTTCAAGTGATACTGATTTAAAAGCCTTAGATTTTAAACTTATTGCTAAAGAAGGATCTAAAATTGAAGCAACAATTAATGCTAAAAAAATCACAGTTATTAGTTCGAGTGGAGCTGTAATTAATTTGTCTGGAAAAACACAAAATTTAGATGTTGTGACTAATTCTGGAGGAAAATTTGAAGGTAAAAATTGTATCTCTTCACAAGTAGCAGTATCGGTAAATGCGGGTGGATTTGCAGATGTTTATGCAACTGATTTAGTAGATGCAAAAACTAGAGCAGGTGGAACTATAACCATTTACGGGAAACCAAAACAAATTAATCAGAAGACAGTTTTAGGCGGAACAATTAAAGAAAAGGAATAA
- the rnr gene encoding ribonuclease R — protein sequence MSKRLRKPIKKEKDFSDKIIKILSQSANKAFNYKQIGAKLELDDTQSRNQIIKDLKILASQNKIIESEPGKYLIKAISKDYYEGKIDMTGRKTAYFVCKELEEDVFIPTNNLNHALDKDIVKVYVYNRRKGKRPEGEVIEVIERNKTDFVGVIDIQKNFSFVSTANPKMYTDIFIPKDKIGEAEQGDVVLVHIEDWPDRADSPFGKVIKVLGKPGEHDTEIHAILAEYGLPSEFPIEVETFAQKIDTSIEASEIAKRRDMRDTLTFTIDPKDAKDFDDALSFKKLENGNYEIGIHIADVSYYLEEGTILDDEAYQRATSVYLVDRVVPMLPEVLSNFACSLRPNEEKYTFSAIFEITEKSQVVNQWFGRTVIFSDQRFSYEEAQYIIETKDDVIPEEISITGSSYQVSSAIVAATLKLDELAKIFRKKRMAEGAISFDKVEVKFNLDEAGEPQGVYFKVSKDANHLIEEFMLLANRKVAEYIGKQKKTFIYRIHDEPNEDKLIAMQTVIAKFGYKIDFRNKGDISKSLNALMEEVNGKKEQNLIDTLAIRSMSKAKYSTDNIGHYGLAFDYYSHFTSPIRRYPDVMVHRLLQHYLDGGKSVDEETYETKCLHSSTMEGLATNAERDSIKYMQVKYMQDHQDQEFLGVISGVTEWGIYVEIIENKCEGMCRIRDIKDDYYTFDEKQYALTGATSGKLLQLGDEIYVKVKNADLVKKQLDFNFLRRIEEPIK from the coding sequence AAAATATTGTCGCAAAGTGCTAATAAAGCATTCAACTATAAACAAATAGGGGCTAAGTTAGAACTCGATGATACCCAAAGCAGAAATCAAATTATAAAAGATTTGAAAATTCTGGCTTCCCAAAATAAAATTATAGAATCAGAACCTGGAAAATATTTAATAAAAGCAATAAGCAAAGATTATTACGAAGGTAAGATTGATATGACCGGTCGTAAAACGGCTTATTTTGTATGTAAGGAATTAGAAGAAGATGTCTTCATTCCCACCAATAATTTAAATCATGCCCTAGATAAAGATATTGTAAAAGTCTATGTTTACAATCGAAGAAAAGGGAAAAGACCTGAAGGTGAAGTAATTGAAGTAATTGAAAGAAATAAAACGGATTTTGTGGGTGTTATTGATATCCAAAAAAATTTCTCTTTTGTTTCTACTGCCAATCCAAAAATGTATACCGATATTTTTATTCCAAAGGACAAAATAGGAGAAGCGGAGCAAGGTGACGTAGTTTTAGTTCATATTGAAGATTGGCCAGACAGAGCTGATAGCCCTTTTGGAAAAGTAATCAAAGTTTTAGGGAAACCTGGAGAACACGATACTGAAATACACGCTATTCTTGCTGAATATGGTTTACCGTCAGAGTTTCCTATTGAAGTAGAAACCTTTGCACAAAAAATTGATACATCGATAGAAGCAAGTGAAATTGCAAAGCGTCGGGATATGCGGGATACGTTGACTTTTACAATTGATCCAAAAGATGCTAAAGATTTTGATGATGCCCTCTCATTCAAAAAATTAGAAAATGGCAATTACGAAATTGGTATTCATATTGCCGATGTTTCGTATTATCTTGAAGAAGGAACAATTCTAGATGATGAAGCGTATCAAAGAGCAACATCCGTTTATTTAGTGGATAGAGTAGTGCCAATGCTACCGGAAGTATTATCAAATTTTGCTTGTTCGTTACGACCAAATGAAGAAAAATATACATTTTCGGCAATATTCGAAATTACTGAAAAATCACAGGTTGTCAATCAATGGTTTGGTAGAACTGTAATTTTCTCTGATCAAAGGTTTTCTTATGAGGAAGCGCAATACATCATAGAAACAAAAGACGATGTGATTCCGGAAGAAATTTCTATAACTGGAAGTTCGTATCAAGTTTCATCAGCAATTGTCGCTGCGACGCTTAAACTGGATGAATTAGCTAAAATTTTTAGAAAAAAGAGAATGGCTGAAGGCGCAATTTCTTTTGATAAAGTAGAAGTGAAATTTAATTTAGATGAAGCCGGAGAACCACAAGGCGTTTATTTTAAAGTTTCTAAAGATGCCAATCATCTGATTGAAGAATTTATGCTTTTGGCCAATAGAAAAGTTGCTGAATATATTGGAAAACAAAAGAAAACCTTCATTTACAGGATTCATGATGAGCCAAATGAAGATAAATTAATTGCCATGCAAACGGTAATTGCCAAGTTTGGTTATAAAATTGATTTCCGTAATAAAGGTGATATTTCTAAATCATTGAATGCCTTAATGGAAGAAGTAAACGGTAAAAAAGAACAAAACTTAATTGATACTCTTGCGATTAGAAGTATGAGTAAAGCCAAATATTCTACAGATAACATAGGACATTACGGTTTAGCTTTTGATTATTATTCGCATTTTACCTCACCAATTCGTCGTTATCCGGATGTAATGGTGCATCGATTGTTGCAACATTACCTTGATGGAGGAAAATCAGTAGATGAAGAAACGTATGAAACAAAATGTTTGCATTCGTCAACAATGGAAGGTTTAGCAACGAATGCGGAACGAGATTCTATCAAATATATGCAGGTAAAATATATGCAGGATCATCAGGATCAGGAATTTTTAGGAGTAATTTCTGGTGTGACAGAGTGGGGAATTTATGTAGAAATTATCGAGAATAAATGTGAAGGAATGTGTAGAATTCGAGATATAAAAGACGATTATTACACCTTTGATGAAAAACAATACGCACTAACCGGCGCAACTTCAGGTAAATTATTACAATTAGGAGATGAAATTTACGTTAAAGTAAAAAATGCCGATTTAGTTAAAAAACAACTGGATTTTAATTTTTTAAGAAGAATTGAAGAACCAATAAAATAA